The Helianthus annuus cultivar XRQ/B chromosome 15, HanXRQr2.0-SUNRISE, whole genome shotgun sequence genomic sequence aatggcatttaactctttaaaaaaataggaaaaaatGCGTTAAGCTGTTAATTATAACATAAAAAAAGAGTTAAGACTTATTTAACAGGTAAAAAAAATCAAGTTGGTAAAGCACAACCAAAATGAAGTACCTGTTGTCCATAGTCTTGGGACTTGTCAGAAGTAGGGCAAACAATTGCTTGACGAGGGCTAAGCCAAAAAGGCCATTTTCCCTTGTAGTGTTCCAAAAGAATAGCAAACATTCGTTCAACCGACCCTAGAACAGCTCTGTGTATCATAACAGGCCTCTCTCTTTTAGTCTCGTCTTCTGCGGAATATGTTAAGTTGAAGCGTTGGGGGAGTTGGAAGTCCAATTGTAAAGTTGCGCATTGAAATTTCCTTTTCATTGCATCAGAAACTGATATATCAATTTTCGGGCCGTAAAATGCCCCATCTGCTTCATTGATCTACCAACAAAATTAAATAAATTCTTAAAATcctgttttaaataaaattcttAAAAATTATAATAAATTTGGTGTTTGACGTACATGCCATGGTTTCCCAAACTCATTCAATGCATCTTCAAGCGCTTTCTCGGCTTTATCCCATGTTTCCATGTCTCCAAGATATTTTTCTGGCCTCTATAATAAAACAATTTTTCAACTAATTATAcatagacctggcaaacgggtcgggttgggtcgggttgggtcatgggtcaaaacgggttcgggtcaaaacgggtttgggtcaaaacgggtcaattaaaaaaggggttgttttggttcgggtcaaaacgggttcgggtcgaaacgggttcgggtcggaacgggttcgggtcggaacgggttcgggtcagaacgggtttcgggtcagaacgggtttcgggtcagaacgggtttcgggtcttgttggttaaaaatgtttttttaaagagattgtacatcaaggggcaattttgtccggttcgaaacggtactggtcgaaacggttcgcgtcgaaacggtacgcgtcgaaacggttcgcgtcgaaatggtacgagtcgaaacggttcgcttcgaaacggttcgcgtcgaaacggtactggtcgaaaagGTACGGGTCGAAACTACCAGTAAATTCAGCACCAAGCTACAAAAGGAATTTAGAAATCCATGACCATTGACAACATCACCAAGCAACGAAAAGCCACAAACTGCAGTTAATTAACTGCCAATACTAACTGGGAATATAAATGATAAAATGAATGATATCAACCAGATTTACAAAGTCTGTTAGATAACCTATTTTTGTCGCATTGAGTCCTTTAACCACATTTTATGCTACTTTGTTTACTATAATGTACACGTTAAAAAACATTTtgaacggttcgcgtcgaaacggtacgggtcgaaacggttcacgtcgaAATGGTACTGGtagaaacggtacgggtcgaaacggttcgggtcgaaacgctttggttcgaaacggtacgggtcgaaacggttcgcatcaAAACGGCACGTGTCGAAAAGGTTtgcgtcgaaacggtactggtcgaactGGTACGGGTCGAAGCGGTACGGGACGAAACGATTCACgtcaaaacggttcgcgtcgaaacggtacgaacCCCGTCCCGACCCGAAACCTGCCACTTTTtttaagacactaacccacatcgacccatttctttaatgttatcgacccgctttgacccgaaaataacaagatggaatttcaaatgacccattgtgacccatttagttaaaatatctcacccaaaccaacccatataattttaaaagcaacccaaactAACCCATTTAGaaggctttgggtcaagattgccccctctaATTATACATAAAacaaattgtaaaaaaatatgACTAAAATAGGATGGGATGCACATACTGTTGATAGCTTTAGTTCAAAGGTGAAACCAAATACATCATAGGCGTAGTTGATGAACTCTAACACACTCTTCACTTCCTCTTTTATCTGTAAAAATTAAATTATAATTTAAAAATGCAAGAAAGAAGCCTTAGACGACAAGTATTAGCTAATCGAATATATTCCATCTTACCTGGGATTCTCTACAAAAAATATGAGCATCATCCTAAGACATGAAAACACACACGCTTAGATTGTAAGAATAACAATAAGCAATAACAAAATGATAAAAATACTATCGCATTACCTGCTGAAATCTTCTAACACGGGTCAAACCAGTCAAGGCACCACTCGCTTCATTGCGATGCAAAACTCCAAAGTCCGCTATACGGAGTGGAAGTTCTGTAAAATGGAAATCATGAGAGTTGTTGTAATAGACGCCTTATAGTTTTAACAACGGTATTATAATAAAACTAACCCCTGTAAGAACGAACTCGGTTATCGAATATCAAACAATGTCCTGGACAATTCATTGGCTTAAGCCCAAACTCTTGTTTTTCTATCTGCATAAATATAACATGCAAcaacattatttttttattattgtttaaaTATAACATGTATGAAAATTACTTACATCAAATACAAACATGTTCTCCTTGTAATTGGCAGCATGGCCTGAGGTTTCCCAGAGTTGCATGTTGTATATATTTGGGGTGGTAACCTCCAGATAACCTCGTTTACGGTACCCTGTTCGTATAAATGCCATTAATTTCTCGGTTATTCGAGTACCATGGGGAAGAAAGAAGCAGCTTCCTGGGCTGAAACGCAACATATAAACTGAAATTAGCACGACAAGCTAGAGATTGCAaataaaactttttaaaaaaaaaaaaaaaaaccaaaacctAAGTGGATGGAAAAAGAAAAGCTCTTGTTTCTTGCCCAATTCCCTGTGGTCATATTTTTTCGCTTCTTCTAGCAGGGCAATGTATTCCTGAAATATATATCacccaaaataaataaataattattcaTAAAGACTAATAATGCGTTGAAACAATAATTCAACATTCAGCAAAATAACCTTTAGACGCTTTTGGTCAGGATAAGATATCCCGTAAACTCTTTGTAAGCTCTCACGATCTTTGTTTCCCCTCCAGTAAGCCGCTGAAGcctaatatttatttataaaaacaaagaTAAATATACATACAATGTCATACATATTTGCCGAGGAATATTTAATCTTAACAAACCCCACCTTTAAGCAAGCAATTGCTTTGACAAATGCCGTATTTGGTATGTGGGGTCCACGACACAAATCAACTAATGGCCCACACCTATAAACTGTGATAGTCTTGTCTTCAGGTAGGTCGCTAATGATCTCaacctaataataataataataataataataataataataataataataataataataataataataataataataataaaatccaaTGCACTCATCAGTAtaataaggggctgtttggctaagcttttcaaaaTGACTTATTTGCTTATTTGCCTTCTGAAAAGCAAATAAGCAAATAAGTCATTTTGAAAAGCTCCATTTTAAAGCTTTTCAAAACAGCTTATTGACTTATTTGCTTTTTAGAAAAGCAAATAAGCAAATAAGTCAttttgaaaagcttagccaaacagcccctaaaactCCAAAATATGTTAGATAGAAATTCACCTTAAACTTATTCTCAGAAAACATCTCAAGTGCTTGCT encodes the following:
- the LOC110910602 gene encoding threonine--tRNA ligase, mitochondrial 1, with product MAKDEAYLQSVIPKRIQLFESYKAEQIAHLRSISGDPIKVTLPDHDGIVKEGKKWETTPLDIAKELPNRLASNALISQVDGVLWDMSRPLEGDCQLKIFTFESDEGRDTFWHSSAHILGQALEQTYGCKLCIGPCTTRGEGFYYDGFYGELGLNDDHFDRIVSEAKKAVTEKQPFERVEVSRKQALEMFSENKFKVEIISDLPEDKTITVYRCGPLVDLCRGPHIPNTAFVKAIACLKASAAYWRGNKDRESLQRVYGISYPDQKRLKEYIALLEEAKKYDHRELGKKQELFFFHPLSPGSCFFLPHGTRITEKLMAFIRTGYRKRGYLEVTTPNIYNMQLWETSGHAANYKENMFVFDIEKQEFGLKPMNCPGHCLIFDNRVRSYRELPLRIADFGVLHRNEASGALTGLTRVRRFQQDDAHIFCRESQIKEEVKSVLEFINYAYDVFGFTFELKLSTRPEKYLGDMETWDKAEKALEDALNEFGKPWHINEADGAFYGPKIDISVSDAMKRKFQCATLQLDFQLPQRFNLTYSAEDETKRERPVMIHRAVLGSVERMFAILLEHYKGKWPFWLSPRQAIVCPTSDKSQDYGQQVKSQIDEAGYYVDIDSSDRTIHKKIREAQLAQYNYILVVGEEEANNGKVSVRVRDKQEHSVKTIPDLLKHFKQEVEAFH